In Helianthus annuus cultivar XRQ/B chromosome 9, HanXRQr2.0-SUNRISE, whole genome shotgun sequence, the following are encoded in one genomic region:
- the LOC110878255 gene encoding E3 ubiquitin-protein ligase ATL6, translated as MISTGKNYKPVLFFILLLSLYYVDAQPASPPSDYPYAKFSPSMAIIIVVLVAALFFMGFFSIYIRRCSSDGGASVRAALSMRRGRLAAASRGLDAEVLETFPTFAYSTVKGLKIGKGALECAVCLNEFEDEETIRLIPKCDHVFHAECIDAWLEHHVTCPVCRCDLVPKPGETAQLASDLELAAGGNNSSAAEEITTDVSIRISNETADPTTLAPVLDRNQSTKQSLPPRSKSVRGPALFEKFRSHSTGHSLVQPGENIDRFTLRLPEEVRKQVITTALMNRSGSTVRMAGEGSSRKGYRTGEGSSRGRSYRRMGSLDRVAVRSDRWVFARAPSFLSRAFSVRRQKVVSDDGGASTSSATGDKAALNNVGPKSDVSGTKGGDVGRPPV; from the coding sequence ATGATTTCAACCGGAAAAAACTATAAACCAGTTTTGTTTTTCATATTATTGCTTTCACTCTACTATGTGGACGCTCAACCCGCATCACCGCCGTCGGATTATCCATACGCTAAATTCAGCCCTTCAATGGCGATTATAATCGTTGTTCTTGTTGCTGCTTTGTTCTTCATGGGGTTTTTCTCGATCTACATCCGTAGGTGTTCGAGCGATGGAGGAGCAAGCGTCCGTGCTGCTCTTTCGATGCGCCGCGGGAGGCTAGCTGCAGCCTCCCGGGGTCTGGACGCGGAGGTCCTTGAGACCTTCCCGACATTCGCCTACTCAACCGTGAAAGGATTGAAGATCGGCAAAGGCGCACTAGAGTGCGCCGTCTGCCTTAACGAATTTGAGGACGAAGAAACAATCCGGTTGATTCCGAAATGCGATCACGTTTTCCACGCGGAGTGTATCGACGCGTGGCTCGAGCACCACGTTACCTGCCCAGTGTGCCGGTGCGATCTAGTTCCAAAACCTGGCGAGACAGCACAGCTCGCCAGTGATTTGGAACTAGCGGCCGGTGGGAATAATTCGTCTGCCGCGGAGGAAATAACCACCGACGTCTCTATTCGGATCAGCAACGAAACTGCTGATCCGACTACTTTGGCTCCGGTTCTTGACCGGAACCAGAGTACTAAACAGAGCCTGCCGCCACGGTCAAAATCTGTTCGTGGGCCGGCTCTGTTTGAAAAGTTTAGATCGCACTCCACCGGCCACTCACTCGTGCAGCCGGGTGAGAACATAGACCGGTTCACGTTAAGGCTACCGGAGGAGGTGCGGAAGCAGGTGATAACTACGGCCTTAATGAACCGGTCTGGAAGCACGGTGAGAATGGCCGGGGAAGGAAGTTCGAGAAAAGGGTACCGAACCGGAGAAGGTAGCAGCCGGGGAAGATCTTACCGGCGAATGGGGAGTTTGGACCGGGTAGCCGTGCGGTCGGACCGGTGGGTATTTGCACGGGCGCCGTCGTTCTTGTCACGAGCGTTTTCCGTCAGGCGTCAAAAGGTTGTGTCGGATGACGGTGGCGCGTCGACGTCGTCAGCGACTGGCGACAAGGCGGCTCTGAATAACGTTGGTCCGAAAAGTGACGTGTCCGGTACGAAAGGCGGTGATGTCGGTCGGCCGCCGGTTTAA